TCGTCGCCGATGCGTCGCCGATGTGTCGCGATCCGCGTTCCACACCGCGTTGGCGGTGGTTATCCTCATCGCTATACTGCCCGAGCAGCCCACGAGCGTCGTGTGGGCGGAGGAGCGAGCGATGACACTGGCGATCCCCACGCAGACGAAAACGGTTCGACCCGGCCGCTGGCGATTCACCGTCGAGCAGTACCACAGGCTGTTCGAGGCGGACGCCTGGCCGGAGGATGTCCGCACCGAGCTGATCCACGGGGACATCTACGTCATGGCACCCATCGGCGGCGAGCATATCCATTCATCGCTCTACCTTGTGAACTACCTGGCCCACCAATTCGGACGCCGAGCGCTCGTCTCTGCGCAGAACTCGCTTCAACTAGCGGACGACACCGAGGTCATGCCCGACGTCGCCGTCGTCGGGCCCGACGTGCTTGCGCGCGACGACCGGCTCTGGCCGTCCGACGTGGCGTTCATCGTCGAGATCGCCCAGTCCTCGGTGCGGCACGACCGCGCCATCAAGCTACCGTTGTACGCCCGCTCGGGCATCCCGGAGTACTGGATCGCCGTGCTGCCGAAGCGTCAGCTGGAAGTCTATCGGGACTTGGACGCGGCGGCCGGACGGTACCGGACGATGGCGGTGCTCGAGCCGGGGGACACGGTGTCGCCGGAGCGCTGGCCGGACGTGCGGTTGGACGTGGCGGACATCGTGCGGGCGAAGCGGGGCTAGGCGGGGCGGACGGCCTTCGGCCCTCATCCCCCGACCCCCTCCCCCCAACTCCGGGGGAGGGGGAGGATCACGAGCTGGAGGATGGATCCCGCGCTGTGCGTCGTTCGGCGCACGAGCTTAGCGGTTAGCCCACGGCAGAAAGGTCGACCAGTTGGGCGTGGCTGCAGTAGTCAGAAGCGTCGGGGTGGCAGTCGTGGTCGCCGTCGCCGATACCGTCGCAGTCGCCTCCCCAACCTCATCTGCCGCCGGACACTCGATCGGCCCGGCGCTAATGATCAGGTTGTCGAAGTACCGCTCCTGGCCCTTCACCGACCCATCGTTCCAGTAGTTCTCGACGAAGACCGCGTTCAGCGCAAAGTCGCGATAACTTCGGACGAAGTCGAGCCCATCTCGCCGCGCTTCGAGCTGGCCGTCGACGAAGAACTCCTGCACGCCGTTCGCCTGTCCGGGGTCGTTCAGGCGGACGTGGTGGACGACGCAGTACCAGCGGCCGCTGTTGGCGGTGTCGAATACGGCGGTCGTGCCGGGCCGGTACCCGAGCCACTCGAAGCTCGCGAAGTCATTGTAGGTCATGCACTTCACCGCGTTCGACGGGTCGACGCAGCGCGCGGGGTCGACGAGGAGGTGGTTCTTGCCGTCGCCCCACAGGTGCGCGACCATCGCCTGCCGCCAGTCGCTCGCGTGCGTGAACACGGTGGCGCGCGAGAGCTTGGCGGGGTCGCCGGCCCAGCCGACGTCGTGCCGCACATCGAGCCGGTACCAGATCTCGCGGAAGTTCTCGTCGGGGCGGATGCGCGACCGGTTCATGTAGCCGTTTGGGTTCCGCCCGAACGCCACCTTCAGCCCGCCCGCCCCGACCTCGCCCTGCTGCCACACCGTGCGCATGCCGAGCGAGCCGTCCCGCCCGACGCCCGCGGCGCGCGCGAATTCACCGTCGTCGTCGTCGATCTCGAAGTAGCGGCCGACGCCGACGTTGGGGGCGGCGGACTCGAAGTCGTCGCAGAAGATCCACTCGGGGTGGGCGGGGGCGTCGGCGCAAGGAGCGGCACCAGCGACGGTGTCGGCTGTGGCCACCCCGTCGGCGGCGACGTGGGCGACGATCGCCGGCAGCGCAAGAGCGCCGGATGCGAGCACGGCGGCCAAGCGCCCGGGCGCGCTCATCGTTCGCGTCTCAGCTCAACCAACGCCCAACAATGTACGTCGCGAACACCGCCGCATCCACGTAGTTCGTCCCCATCACGCGCACGTAGTTCCGCTCCCAGTTGCCGCCATCGAACGTGCGGCCCCACCACGCGATGTGGACGAGGTGCCCGAGCCAGAACGCGCCGACGAGGGCCGCGTCGATCTGGCCCTCCAGGCGGTAGAGGACGGCGATGAGCGCCGCACCGCTGACGGCCAGCAGCGCGAGCGCGAACGCGAACGAGCCGCGCACGCCCAGCGCCCGCGAGAGCGTTCGGTCGCCGGCGTTCGCATCGTCCTCGAGCTGATACAGCTGGGTGAGCGGGTACATGCCGAGCGTCAGCGCGCTGACCGCCAGGCCGCCGAGGGCTGGGATGCCGCCGAGGACATCGGCCGGCGCGCCGCCGGCGGCGACGTAGCCGGCCGTATACGTCAGGAATCCCTGGCCGATGGCCACGACAGCGGCGCTGCCGATCGGGCTGCCCTTGAGCCGGACGGCCGGATGGCTGTAGGCCAGGCTGAGGGCCATGAAGACGACATAGATGGCGATGTACGCGGCCGGCAGCCGCAGCACGGCAGCGACGACGAGGCCGAGGATCTGGATCCCCCACGCCAGCCGCCACAACCACGGGTCGACGGCCGGCGGCTTCCTCAGGCCGCCGATCGGGCCGGTGTCCTTGTCGTAGAACGAGTTGAGGGCGTTGACGCCGCCGTACAGGCACAGGTTGTAGAGGACGAACGCGATCCAGAACGAAACGCCGGGGAATGCGCCCGGGTCATGGACGAACGCGCCCCACAGGAACAGCGGCGCCAGCACGGCGATGAAGCGGATCCGCAGGTGGATGAGGAACCGGCCGAAGGCGATGCCGAGGGGCGGGTTGGCGGACATGGGGGCGGCTCCAAGGGGGCGGACGTCGAGACAGGGCGCCATGGTAGCGCGGGGCGGCGGGTTGGTCGATCCTTCGCGCCCGTCGCGTCACTCGCCCGCCCCCGCCGGCAGCATCACCGCCTCCGACGCCGCGCTCTCGCCGCGCTCGAAGTACGCCGTCGACACCGCGACCCAGTACGCGCGGCCCGGGTCGAGCCAGTCCATGACCTTCATCGGCCCGTCGTCGTGCCCGGTCGCCCGGGCGTAGCTGTAGCGAAGGCTCGGCGGTCCGCCGTCCGCGGGCGAGGCCACGACGTGGTACATCCAGGCGTCCGGCACGGGATCCCACGACACGACCCACGGCTGGGCCGCGCCGAGCGACGCGGCCGCAGCGCGCCCGGTGCGCAGGTTGGTGGGCGGCGCGCCGATGCCGGCGAACGGAAGGGCGCCGATGTCGGTGCCGTCGCTGGCGGCGTGGCGGGCGGGCGAGAGGGGGGTGAGCCACCAGTCCATCGGGGCGCGAAGGGCGTCGACGGAGAGATCACCATCGACGGCCGGAATCCACGTGGCGTACGGCCGCTTGGTCTCGCTGAACAGGTTGTGGTGGGCGTCGATGCCGGCCGAGCCGATGTCCAACGGGCCGTTGTCGATCCCGACATCGGCGCCTTCGAACAAGCTGTTCGTCAACCGGCTCTGCGGTCGGCGAATCCGCGCTCCCGTGCCGGCGCTGACGGTGAGATGGTCGGCGACGAGGTGGGTGTTGGCATCGGTGTTGATCCCGATATCGCAGTTGACGATGCTGCGCCTGATGTCGATCTGCGCGATACACTCCGGCCCGGTGGTGCACGTGCCGACGAGACCGTTGGCAAGCTGAAAGAGCATCACATCCCGGATCGTGTGACGGCCGGGTCCGTCGACGAGGATGCCGACCTCGAACGGGTTCTCGGACCAGATCCTCACCCCTTCGATCGTCGTCTTCTCGCCCGCGGCGAGCACGAAGTTCTCTACCGCGGCCAGGACCAAGGTCACCCCCGCCAGGGATGCCCGCCACGATCGCCCGCCGACCGCCGGCGCCGGATAGGGGGACGCGGACACGATCGACGACCGCCGCCAACCCGCCCCGCGCAGCGTGACGCCGTCCGGCAGGCGCAGTCCCTTCTCCGCGTACGTCCCCTCGGCCAGCCGCACGGTATCGCCCGGACGCGCGGCGGCGAAGGCGGCGGCGATCGTGGCGTACTCGCTCGGGACATCCAACGTGCGGGCACGCGGGGGTGGGGGGTTGACGTGGACGATGGGGAGGTTGAGGCGGTGGGGAGGCGCCTCGGCGTGGGCGGTGGGGATGGGGGCGGGGCGAGGGGCGACGACTACGGCAAAGGCAACGAGCAGCGTGAGAAGCGTGAGGAAGTGGATCCGCAGCTGCCGCTCGGCGAACTGCGCGACGAGGCGATGGACGACGTCCGGCGCCGTGATGGCGGGGGATGCGGCGGCGACGGTAGGGTTGGCGTGGTCGGTGTGATCGTCGTGCATGGTGCGGAATGATGCCCACACCAACCGCGCAGCGCAACGCATCGCCCCGCGGACGTCGGATGCGCGGTGCTGCGGCCTGGCATCTGGGGCGGTTGTCCCGACGGGTTGCGGCTGGCCGCAAGCGGACGTGCGGTGGCACACTCGCGGGTATGGCCCTGCGTCGCCCGCCGACCGTGCTGCTCGCCCTCCTTGCCCTCATGATCCCCCTCGCCCTCGCGTGGTGGCTTTTTGTGCCGCCGTGGGAGGCGCCGGACGGGATCTGGCATTGGCACTTTGCGGCGCATCTGGCGGACGGCGGCGGGTTGCCGCGGTCGGTCGAGGAGGCGCGGGATGCGCCGTGGCGGCAGGAGGGGAGCCAGCCGCCGCTGTACTACGCGCTCGTCGCGCTCGTCGTCCGGCCGTTCGATCGCGGCGACAGCGCGACGGCGATGCGCGACAACCCGCATGCCGCCGTTGGCGTCACGACGGCGGGCGGGAACGTGAATCGGGTCGTCCACCCGCCCGGCGAGCGCTTTCCGTGGCACGGCGTCGCCCGCGCCGCCCGCGCCGCCGGTCTCGTCAGCCTCGCCCTCGCCGTCGTCGCCGTCCTCGCCACGTTCGCCGCCGCCCGCCGCTTGCTCCCCGATCTCCCCGACGTCGCCCTCGCCGCCGCCGCCACCGTCGCCCTCTCGCCCGCGACGCTGTTCTTCGGCACGCAGGTGAGCAACGACATCGCGGCGCTCGCGGCTGGCGCGATCGTCCTGTGGGCCGTCGCGCGCGTCTTGGACGGAGGGGCGACGGCGCGCAACGCGGCGGCCCTCGGCATCGCGTGCGGCACGGCGCTCCTGTGCAAGCTGAACGGGCTGTTCCTCATCCCACCGGCCATCGTCGCGATCCTCGTCGCGGGACGCGCGGCGGAGGGCGGCCACAAGGGCCGCCCCTACCATGGTTGGTACCGGCGCGGCGAGTCGACAGGGGCCGCGCGGCCGACGAGCTCCTCAGCCTTCGCATCGTCCACTCTCCTCCCCCTCGCCGCCTTCACCCTCACCCTGACCCTCCTCGCCGTCTGGTGGCCGCTGCGCAACCTCCGCCTCTTCGGCGACCCCACCGGCCTGCCGCTCATGTGGGCCGCCATGCAGCGCCGACCGAGCCCGCCGGGGCTGGCCGAGTTGGCCGGGCAGATCGTCGGTGTTTGGAAGAGCATGTGGGCCGTGTTCGGCTGGTACAACCTGCCGGCGTCGGACACGGTGTTCATCGGCCTGGCGGCGGCAGCGGTCATCGGTGTCGCCGGTGCGATGTGGGCGACATGGCGTGGCGACGGGCGGATGCGTTGGGCCGTCGCCACGTGCGCGCTGATCGTCACATCGCTCCTCGCGGGCGTTGTGCTCTGGGCGCGGGTGCAGTTCCCGCAAGGACGGCTGATGTTCCCGGCCGTGCCGGCGCTGGCGGTGCTGCTGGCCGTCGGGTGGGGCGTCGTCGGTCGGCCGATGTTCGGCGCGCGCCGCTGGCCGTGGGTCATTGTGGCCGGATGGGCGATGTTGTCGGCGTGGCTGCTGGCGACCGTCGTGGCGCCCGCGTACCGGGCACCGGCGGCGGTGCCGGCGGCAGCGGGCGGCACGGGCGGGGCGGACGTCCTCGCGCGGTTCGACGGCGGGATCACGCTTGAGGCTGCCGGCGTGGCGACGTCGAGCGGCGTCGTGCCGGATGACCTGACGCCGGGCGGAACGAATGGGCCGCCACCGCTCGGTCTCAAGCCGGGCGACAGCCTGGTCGTCGACCTGCGCTGGTCCGCGACGCAGCCCATCTCGCGCGACCTGTCCGTGTTCATCCACCTCGTCGACAGCAACGGGCTCGTCGTCGCCCAGCACGACAGCTACCCGGCCGCAGGTCGCTGGGCCACGTCGGACTGGCCGGTTGACGTCGCGATTCCGGATCGCCACGTCTTCCGCCTGCCGCCGGCGACCGCGGCACCGTGCGATTGCACGGCGATCGTTGGGCTCTACGATCATCGTACGGGCCAACGCGTCCGCCACGGAGGCAGCGCCGACACCGTCCTTCTCTCGTTCCTCTCCGTGCGCGCCCCCGTCGGCCCGGACGGCATCCCGTCCCCGATGCGCGTCCGCTTCGGCGACGCGATCGAACTCGTCGGCTACCGCCTGCCCACCCGCAGCGTGCACGCCGGCGAGACGCTGCCGCTCACGTTGTACTGGCGGTCGACGGCGCGGCTTCGCACGGACCACAAGGTCTCCGTGCAACTGCGGCGCGGGGCCGCCGAGACATGGGGCCAGCGGGACGAGGCGCCGGCCGACGGCACGCGGCCGACGTCGGGCTGGCGGCGCGGCGAGGTCGTGGCCGACGATCAGCCGGTGCCGGTGTACGCGGACGCCCCGCCGGATGCCTACACGCTCTTCGTCAAGGTGTACGATCCTGCGCGCGGCGGCCTGAGCGTCGACGTTTTCGGCCACGAGCTGGCGCTGGCGCCGGTGCGCGTGCTGGCGCCGTAGCACGTCAGGTCCGTGCTGCCATCGCACTTCCGAGTCCCCTCCCACCCACCTCCGGCCCCGTGCATCCAATCCCGTGCGTTCAATCCCGTGCATCCATGCCCCCGCAGAAAGCCGACCCGCCATGCCCTTCGCCACCCTCCGCTCCCTGTACCACGAGGAATTCGGCGCCTACCGCGCCGCCGACTTCACGCGCGATGCCCTCGCCGGGCTGACCGTGGCGGCCGTCTCGCTGCCGCTGGCGCTCGCGTTCGGCGTGGCATCCGGGGCGACGGCGGCGGCCGGGCTCGTCACGGCGATCCTGGCCGGCGTGATCATCGGCGGCTTGTCGGGCGCACCGTATCAGATCTCGGGGCCGACCGGCGCGATGAGCGCGATCCTGCTCGTCCTGGCGCACCGCTACGGCGTGGAAGGGGTGTGGGTCGCCGGGGCGATGGCCGGCATCGTCCTGCTCGTCGTCGGGTTGCTGCGCCTCGGCCGGTTCGTCGCGTTCATCCCGTCGCCGGTGATCAGCGGCTTCACGAGCGGCATCGCCGTGATCATCGCCGTCTCTCAGATCGACAACCTCCTCGGCGTGCGGACGCCCAAGGCGGACACCGCCTTTCTCCAGCTCATGGCGTACGTGCAGCATCCGCCGACGCCGCTCCTCCGGCCCCTGGCTGTCGGGCTCTTCGTCGTCGCGGTGATGGTCTTCTGGCCGCAGCGCTGGCAGCGCGTGCCGGCCTCGCTCATCGGGCTGGTGGCGGCGACGGCGATCGTGGCGCTCCTCGGCTGGCCCGTGCCGCAGATCGGCGACATCCCGCGCACGCTGCTGCTGGCCGACCGCCTTCGGCTCGGCGAGATTCCGTGGTCGCAGATGCGCGAGCTCCTGGCGCCGGCCCTGTCCATCGCGGCGCTCGGCGCAATCGAGAGCCTGTTGTGCGGGGCCGTCGGCAGCAACATGACCGGCGTCCGGTTGCGCGCGAACCAGGAGCTGATCGCGCAAGGCGTCGGCAACGTGCTCATCCCGTTCTTCGGCGGCGTACCGGCCACGGCGGCGATCGCCCGATCGAGCGTCGGCATCAAGAGCGGCGGGCGGACGCGCGTCGTGAGCTTCGTCCACAGCGCGGCGCTGTTGGCCACGGTGCTCGTGGGCGCATCGCTCATGGCGGCCGTCCCGCTCAGCGCGCTGGCGGGCGTGCTGCTGGTGACGGCGTGGCGGATGAACGAGTGGGAGGCGATCCGCTTCATGCGCCTCCACCGCCTGAAGTCCGCCATGCTCAAGTTCGCCGTGACGCTCGTCGCCACGGTCGCGCTCGACCTGACGCAGGCCATACTGCTGGGCGTCGCGCTCTCGGCCGTCTTCTTCATCGGACAGATCGCCGCGCTGACGATCGAAGTCCGGCCGGTGGACCCGGCACGCCTGCGCAACCCGCTGCCCGTCGCCTGGCCGGACCCATACGCCGGGATCCGGGTGGCGTATCTCTCCGGGCCGCTGTTCTTCGCCGCCACCGGACCGTTCAACGAGGCGTTCGCGCACCTGGAGGGCGTGCGCGCGCTCATCCTCTCGATGCGCGGCGTCCCGCTCGTCGACACGTCGGGGCTGCTCTCGCTCACCCACCTCCACGAACGGTTGGCGGCCGACGGCTCCCGTCTGCTCCTGGCCGCCGTCCAGCCGTCCGTCCTGGCCCAGCTCGAACGGGGCGGCTTGATCGGGGCGCTCGGCCCGGATGCCGTGTTCTGGGACGCCGAGGCGGCGATCCGGGCCGCTTCGGACGCCGGTTCGGACGCGTGAACATCGAGGACGGCGAGGTGGCGCGTCCTCCCGGATCAACGGCGTCAGCCGTTGGAGCCGGTGGCTCTGTTGGCCCGCTTCAGCTCGGTTGGCCCGCTTCGAATCGCCCGCCCACATGCGTCATGCCCTGAGCTTCCGGCGTCATCTGGGCCACCATGTGGAGCGCATCCGCCCAATCGTCCGTCGGCGCAGGGGGCCAGTCCGCCGTGGGATCGCCGACGAGGGCGCGCGCAGCAAAGTAGGCTTGCCAGAGCGGGTGCGCAAAGCGGACCTCATCACGATCGAGGTCGATGTCGAGCACGCCGAGCGCGTGGCCGGCGTCCAGGATGAGGGCGGCGGACGGATCGTCCAACGCGGCGCGGACTGCAGCGTAGCTGAGCGGCTCGCTCACCGTCGGACCGACGCGCTCCGTCGCAAGCGGCGGCAGCGCAAGAGCGGCCAGGCGCCGGAACAGCGGGCCGTCCTCGGGCAGGTCCCAGGGCGTCGGCCAACGGCGCGTGTTCATGATGCGGGCACGATCATGTGCGGTGAGGACCGCGCTCGAGACGACGATCGGGTTGTCGGCGGCCAGCTCGCGCACGAGCGCTTGGCGCAGGCTGCGCGTGAGCACCTCGGCGCAGCCCTGCTGGCGCACGTCGACGTCGGGCTGCGCCAGGAGCGCCGCCATGAACGGGCTTCGGGCGAGGTCGAAGAGCGGCCCGCCGATGACGGCGTCCGCCACTTCCTGGCCGCGCTCGGGGTCGCGGCGCGCGATGAGCGCCCGAACGCCCTCGGCGTCGAGCCCTTCCACGACGACGCGCGAGATCGGGAAGGCGGCGGTCGACATCGCCACCCGGTGGGACCCCGTCCGGCAGCTGAGGACGGCCCGGTTGCCGGGATGGATCGTCAGGTCGTCGGCCAGGAAGTGCTTCCAGGCGCGCAGCCGTTCGGCGTGCACAGCATCGCAGGCGTGCGGGATCTCGTTGAGCGCGTCGAGCAGGAACACCACCCGACCGGCCCGCATCAACGTCTGCAGCGGCGGCAGGTCGGGCTGATGGCCGGCCCACCGTGCCGCCAGCCAGTCCAGCGGACGCGGCGGCGCGCCGTCCGGCCCTTCCTCCCCGTAGCGGCTCAGATCGACCACGATCGGCACGCGATCCGTCCGCCCGGCCAACGCATCCGCGGACAGGGTGAGCGCAAGCCACCTCAGCAGCGTCGACTTGCCGCTGCCCGGAGGCCCGAGAAGGAGCACGGCGCTGTCAGGCACAGTGTCGAGGATCTTGCTCAGCGAAGTGAACCGGGCCGACCGATGCGTGGTGTCGTCGCCTTCGACGGACAGCGGCAGCGGAACGATCAGCTCCGCCAGCCTGTCTCGGCCGCGCCCCGCCTCGGCGATGCGACCCGCGTGGTAGCTGGTCATGTCGTCCGCGGTCGGCATCGGAGGCGGCAGGTGGGCGTCCGCCGGTTCGTGCGGATCCGGGTTGACCGGTGTCGCCCCGTCCTGTGCCGGCGCCGGCAGGTGCGACGGATCCATCACATCCGCCGCCGGCCGCTCATCCGCCAGACGGGCGGCCTCCACGATGCGCAGCTCGTGGTGATACAGAGCCTCGGCCAGCCGGGCATGGCCGGCGATCAGCCGCCGCTCGAGCGTACGATTCGTCGTCGAGAGCATCTTGGCGATGTCGCGCAGCGATCGGCCGCTCTTGACGAAATAGCGGTAGTAGAGGTAGCTCCAAGTCTCGAGGTCGGCGCTGCCCACCCCAAAATCCAGTTGGAGCATGCTCAGCGCGGCCAGCGAGGAAAGCGAGGTCCGGTCAAACCGCGGACCGGCGATGCCGTGGTGACGGCGGGCGTCCTCGAGGCAATGCCACGTGACACCGGCCAGGTGGTCCTGCAGCGCCATCGTGCGCGCGGCATCGCCCGGCGGCACGAGCGCGTCGAGCGCGCGGAGGCTGAGCAACGGGCTGTCGCTGAACATGCGGCCGTAACAGACCGCACGCAATGCACGTCGCACGTTGAGCGGGCTGATGTTGGCGGGGAGCGTGCTCGGATCGAGACTCAACATCATCGGCCGTCTTGTCTGTCGTTGACCGGGTGCGCTGTGGAGGCAATCATGCGACGGCGACGCGTCGAGACCGGCGCAATCCCGGCTAACCATCGCCAATCGGGGGTCCGAGTCAAGCGGCAGGCATCGGATTGTTCCGTACGGCAGCGGATCGTCATGCCTGCGTCTGAGTAGGCAACTCGCGGCGGTTCTGATACAAATAGAAAACAATGACCCGTCCGGCCGGCCGTGCGGTCGGACGACCACCATTCGCCGTGCCGTGGTCGAGACCAGCTGGAGGTGTGCCGTGCATTGCCGTGCCTTGGGACGTCGTGGATGGATTGTGCTGATGTGGGTGGTGATTGGCGGGCTGATCGCCGTGCCGACCACTCCCGCAACCGGCTTGACGCTGTGCCCGACCGGGGGACCAGGTCCGGGCGATCCGCACCCGGGGCCGGCCGTACCCTTCATCGGCGGCACGGTTTCGGATGGCAACGGTCAGCCGATCGACGGCGCGAATATCCACCTCACGCGTTGCGTGCTCGGCGTTCCGACGACCGCTGACGTCCAGGCCACCGCTTCGGACGGCAGCTTCGCGTTCGTGAACCTCATGCCCGGTGCCACGTACGTGGTCCACGCACCCCTCGACGGTGTCCTCGCCGGCCTCGTGCCTTCGTCCGACACGCTGAACCCAAGCTGGGCCATCCAAGGCTCGCACGGCGACGATCACGTCGACATGGTTTTCGAGTAGCGGCGCGGCCGCCGGCCCGGAGCCCTGAACGGGCAGAACGAATGAGGGGAGCGTGTGGGCTCGGCCACGCGCTCCCCCCTTCATCTCTCGATCCAGCCGACTCTCGAACCAGCCGAGCCCCGATCCAGCAACACGCGATGGCGAACGCACACCGCGCTGATCCGGCGGCTAGCCAGCCTTCGGTGCGTCCGCCTTGCGTCGTGCCGCCGGCGCCGGCGCGGCTGCCGCGAACTCAGCGGCCAGCCGCCTCACGCTCTCTTCGTCCTGGGCGACGCGCAGGAGGGCCGTGGCCCGCTGCTGCGTCGCCTGGGCCAGGGGCTCCTCGCCGCGCGTCCGGTGGAGCACGGCCAGGCCGCCGAGCGAGAGCCCGACCTGCCAGAAGCTACGGCTCTCCTCCGCCACCTTGAGGCTCTCGCGGTATCGGGCGAGCGAGCTGTCGTATTCGCCCTTGGCCAAAGCGATCTGGCCGAGGAGACGAAGCCCGTGGGCCAGCCCGTCGCTGTCGCCGGCCTTCGTGTACAGGGAGACGGCCAGCGTGGCCTCATGCCAAGCATCGTCGTGCGCGCCGGAGAGGATGTCGACCGCCGCCAGCAGGGCGTAGTTGCGGGCCAGCTCGAGGACTTCGGGCTGCTCGGCCAGGAGCGCCTGTCGCTGCTCGATGAGGTGGCGAGCGCGCACCGGGTCACGGCGCCGGATCTCGTTCTGGGCGGCGTTGTACAGCGCCGTCGACAGCAGGCGCGGCTCGTCGAGGCGGCGGGCCATGGCAATGCACTGGCCGTAGATCTCGGCCGCACGATCGAGCTCGTTCAATCCCTGGTGGGTGATCGCCAGGTTGCCGAGCGTGCGCAGCAACCCCGTGCCCGGCTCGCGGATCGCGCGCCATCGGGCATGCGCCTTCTCGAGCTGACGACGGGCAACGTCGCGGTCGTTGTCGAAGAAGGCCAACGTGCCCGAAGCGTGCAGGGCGCGGGCGTGCAGCAGCGGCGGCACCGCGCGCACCTCGGCAAGCAGACGGTCGATCTGTCGCCGCCCGTCGGACAGGAGCTGGCGGTGGCGGTAGTAGTCCCACAGCGCGGTCGGAATCGGCAGCGCGTCCAAAGCGCGGTCGCACGATACCGCATGATCGAGCGCGGCAGTGATCGTCGGGAGCAAAGCGTCGAATTGCATGAGCCAGTCGTCGCGGGCGGGGGTCTGGATGGCCGCTTCGGCCTCCGCCGCCCACTTGGCCAGGGCGTCGAGCGTCCACTCCTGACCCGACGCGGCGCCGTCCGCCGGCGCGGCCCGCGATTCGGCGGCATCGGGCCAGTGCGGGGCAGCGCCGACATGGACAGGACCCGCGTCCGACGGGCCGGCAGCCGACCATGCACCCACGACACCGTGCAGCTGGCCGGCCATCGCCGCGACGGGGGTCGGGAGCGCAGCGGCCACCATCTGGCGCGCGCCTTCGGCGAGGTCGTGGTAGCGCTGTTGGTGCGGCGTCAGCCAGGATTGGCGGTGGGACGGCAGCAGCCCCTGGCCGTACAGCTCGAGCGCCGCTTCGAGGTGGCGCAGCCGCTGATCGACCGTCGGCGCAGCGCCGGCGGCGGCCAGCTCGGCCAGGAACTCGCGCGTGTCCAGTCCGAGATCGGTCCGCAACCGGAGGCTGTGGCGGGTCTCCTCGAACGGCGTGTCGAGTCCTTCCGCCGCTGTCAGCTTCTTGAGGAGGAACAAGTTGTACGATAGGTGCTTGCGCGCCGTGGAGACGTCGGTGGACGGCCAGATGTCGGCGGCGATGGATTTGCGCAGGTGCCACGTGTCCGGTGCGATGGCCATGTACATCAACAGCAGCTCGGGCCGGTTGGCGTTGAAGTGGCGGAACGGTCGCCCTGCCGATTCGAGGCCGAACGTGCCGAGCAGGCGAACGCGAAATGGACCGGGAGCGCTCATGTGCGGTAAACCCCCATCGGGTAATCGAACCATCGGTGGCTGGCCGGCGCAACGACCTCAGGGAGGGTCGAGTGTCCGATTGCGCCCAATTCCATACGTGATTATATCGATAATTCCATGCAGGGGGGCAGTGCTCCCGTGAGCGATGTGCCGGCCGCACCGACAGCGGACCCGGGAGCGGCCGAATCGGCACTGTCGGCCGCACCGATTCGGCCGGCCACAGGCCGATCCGCACGGTTGACCTCGGCCGTGCGGTGGGGGGCGGTCGCCGCGGTCGCCGTGTTCACGTTTCCGCCCGTCGTGCTGCCGGCGGAGACCACGCTCGACGCTTCGTGGGTGCTGGCGCTCAACTTCGCGGCGGCGCGCGGCCTCGTGCACGGCCGCGATCTGGTCTGGACGTTCGGCCCGCTCGGATCGGCGGTCTACCCGCTCGACATCGGCGGCAACCTGACGTGGGCGGTGCCGCTGCGGCTCGGCGTGATGGCGGCATGGTGGTGGGCCGTTGCCCGCCTGGTGCGCCGAACCCCCGGGACGCTCGCGCCGACCGTGCTGGCAGCGGCGA
Above is a window of Candidatus Avedoeria danica DNA encoding:
- a CDS encoding Uma2 family endonuclease, which translates into the protein MTLAIPTQTKTVRPGRWRFTVEQYHRLFEADAWPEDVRTELIHGDIYVMAPIGGEHIHSSLYLVNYLAHQFGRRALVSAQNSLQLADDTEVMPDVAVVGPDVLARDDRLWPSDVAFIVEIAQSSVRHDRAIKLPLYARSGIPEYWIAVLPKRQLEVYRDLDAAAGRYRTMAVLEPGDTVSPERWPDVRLDVADIVRAKRG
- a CDS encoding UbiA prenyltransferase family protein; protein product: MSANPPLGIAFGRFLIHLRIRFIAVLAPLFLWGAFVHDPGAFPGVSFWIAFVLYNLCLYGGVNALNSFYDKDTGPIGGLRKPPAVDPWLWRLAWGIQILGLVVAAVLRLPAAYIAIYVVFMALSLAYSHPAVRLKGSPIGSAAVVAIGQGFLTYTAGYVAAGGAPADVLGGIPALGGLAVSALTLGMYPLTQLYQLEDDANAGDRTLSRALGVRGSFAFALALLAVSGAALIAVLYRLEGQIDAALVGAFWLGHLVHIAWWGRTFDGGNWERNYVRVMGTNYVDAAVFATYIVGRWLS
- a CDS encoding DUF1565 domain-containing protein, with translation MHDDHTDHANPTVAAASPAITAPDVVHRLVAQFAERQLRIHFLTLLTLLVAFAVVVAPRPAPIPTAHAEAPPHRLNLPIVHVNPPPPRARTLDVPSEYATIAAAFAAARPGDTVRLAEGTYAEKGLRLPDGVTLRGAGWRRSSIVSASPYPAPAVGGRSWRASLAGVTLVLAAVENFVLAAGEKTTIEGVRIWSENPFEVGILVDGPGRHTIRDVMLFQLANGLVGTCTTGPECIAQIDIRRSIVNCDIGINTDANTHLVADHLTVSAGTGARIRRPQSRLTNSLFEGADVGIDNGPLDIGSAGIDAHHNLFSETKRPYATWIPAVDGDLSVDALRAPMDWWLTPLSPARHAASDGTDIGALPFAGIGAPPTNLRTGRAAAASLGAAQPWVVSWDPVPDAWMYHVVASPADGGPPSLRYSYARATGHDDGPMKVMDWLDPGRAYWVAVSTAYFERGESAASEAVMLPAGAGE
- a CDS encoding glycosyltransferase family 39 protein: MALRRPPTVLLALLALMIPLALAWWLFVPPWEAPDGIWHWHFAAHLADGGGLPRSVEEARDAPWRQEGSQPPLYYALVALVVRPFDRGDSATAMRDNPHAAVGVTTAGGNVNRVVHPPGERFPWHGVARAARAAGLVSLALAVVAVLATFAAARRLLPDLPDVALAAAATVALSPATLFFGTQVSNDIAALAAGAIVLWAVARVLDGGATARNAAALGIACGTALLCKLNGLFLIPPAIVAILVAGRAAEGGHKGRPYHGWYRRGESTGAARPTSSSAFASSTLLPLAAFTLTLTLLAVWWPLRNLRLFGDPTGLPLMWAAMQRRPSPPGLAELAGQIVGVWKSMWAVFGWYNLPASDTVFIGLAAAAVIGVAGAMWATWRGDGRMRWAVATCALIVTSLLAGVVLWARVQFPQGRLMFPAVPALAVLLAVGWGVVGRPMFGARRWPWVIVAGWAMLSAWLLATVVAPAYRAPAAVPAAAGGTGGADVLARFDGGITLEAAGVATSSGVVPDDLTPGGTNGPPPLGLKPGDSLVVDLRWSATQPISRDLSVFIHLVDSNGLVVAQHDSYPAAGRWATSDWPVDVAIPDRHVFRLPPATAAPCDCTAIVGLYDHRTGQRVRHGGSADTVLLSFLSVRAPVGPDGIPSPMRVRFGDAIELVGYRLPTRSVHAGETLPLTLYWRSTARLRTDHKVSVQLRRGAAETWGQRDEAPADGTRPTSGWRRGEVVADDQPVPVYADAPPDAYTLFVKVYDPARGGLSVDVFGHELALAPVRVLAP